A window of Streptomyces marispadix contains these coding sequences:
- a CDS encoding response regulator, producing the protein MSAPVPDRSSILIVDDMEENLVALEAVLGPLDQQLVTARSGEEALKAMLRQDFAVVLLDVLMPGMDGFETASNIKRLDQTKDVPIILLTGTDVDADYAYRGYALGAADFLSKPIDPWVLRTKVNVFLDLDRKNRQLAVQAEQLRRLLVAEHSPRGPQGGAAAAEGPLEGTWSEGQGVQRQGMGAGRGGAEQLAAITERLVQIEMMLREREPFGAPELSDRIAELEREVRLFGAGGEHTEHA; encoded by the coding sequence ATGAGCGCGCCGGTACCCGACAGGTCGAGCATCCTCATCGTCGACGACATGGAGGAGAACCTCGTCGCGCTCGAGGCCGTACTGGGGCCGCTGGACCAGCAGTTGGTGACCGCACGCTCCGGCGAGGAGGCGCTGAAGGCGATGCTGCGGCAGGACTTCGCCGTGGTCCTGCTGGACGTGCTGATGCCGGGAATGGACGGCTTCGAGACGGCGAGCAACATCAAGCGCCTCGACCAGACCAAGGACGTCCCGATCATCCTGCTGACGGGTACGGACGTGGACGCCGACTACGCCTACCGCGGGTATGCGCTGGGCGCCGCCGACTTCCTCTCCAAGCCCATCGACCCGTGGGTGCTGCGTACGAAGGTCAACGTGTTCCTCGACCTGGACCGCAAGAACCGGCAACTGGCCGTCCAGGCCGAGCAGTTGCGCCGTCTCCTGGTCGCCGAGCACTCACCCCGCGGCCCCCAGGGCGGCGCCGCCGCGGCCGAGGGACCGCTGGAGGGCACCTGGTCCGAGGGCCAGGGCGTACAGCGGCAAGGCATGGGCGCGGGAAGGGGCGGCGCTGAACAGCTCGCGGCGATCACCGAGCGGCTTGTGCAGATCGAGATGATGCTGCGTGAGCGTGAGCCCTTCGGGGCGCCCGAACTCTCCGACCGGATCGCGGAGTTGGAGCGCGAGGTACGCCTGTTCGGCG